A single Anopheles arabiensis isolate DONGOLA chromosome 2, AaraD3, whole genome shotgun sequence DNA region contains:
- the LOC120902306 gene encoding N-acetylneuraminate lyase A-like: MKSFSFTGLMAPVFTPYTNNNEKVNINAIEPYVELLKANHVNGVLVNGTTGEGMLMSTEERMLVTEAWQRSCKKHGITNMVQIGGAAYPDVVQLAQHASKMDVDAVLCLPELYFKPKSCEQLVTYLKGVAMHCPTTPFFYYHIPMFTDVNLHMPTFLDRAEKEITNFRGIKYTSGDLEQGSSCLKEGRTIFLGADTILCGAVAAGFDSFIMTTINICPEAALEIIAAMDRGAVADAREKQRLLNARICEILAHGDWVSAMKKAFRERFPSIEVGTTRPPLNM; encoded by the exons ATGAAATCGTTCAGTTTTACGGGACTAATGGCACCGGTGTTTACACCGTACACGAACAACAA TGAAAAGGTAAACATAAACGCCATCGAACCGTACGTAGAACTGCTGAAAGCGAATCATGTAAACGGTGTCCTCGTCAATGGGACCACCGGTGAAGGTATGCTGATGAGCACCGAGGAGCGTATGTTGGTAACAGAAGCATGGCAACGATCATGCAAAAAACACGGCATCACCAACATGGTTCAGATTGGCGGTGCTGCTTATCCGGATGTTGTGCAGCTGGCTCAACATGCCTCCAAAATGGACGTGGATGCGGTGCTGTGCCTTCCAGAGCTGTATTTTAAACCGAAATCATGCGAGCAGCTGGTCACCTACCTGAAAGGCGTAGCCATGCATTGCCCCACAACGCCCTTTTTCTACTATCACATTCCGATGTTTACAGACGTAAATT TGCACATGCCAACGTTTCTGGATCGCGCAGAGAAGGAGATTACAAATTTCCGGGGAATTAAATACACGAGCGGAGATCTAGAACAGGGCAGCTCGTGCTTGAAGGAAGGCCGCACCATATTCCTCGGTGCCGATACCATACTGTGCGGGGCGGTGGCTGCCGGTTTCGATAGTTTCATTATGACGACGATCAACATCTGTCCGGAAGCTGCGCTTGAGATTATCGCCGCCATGGACCGGGGCGCGGTAGCGGATGCTAGGGAAAAGCAGCGTTTGCTAAACGCACGTATTTGTGAAATTTTAGCCCACGGAGATTGGGTGTCGGCGATGAAAAAAGCGTTCCGGGAAAGATTCCCTTCGATCGAGGTTGGCACCACGCGGCCACCACTGAACATGTGA
- the LOC120902290 gene encoding protein CLP1 homolog produces MTDDKAVPRTDYKLESDSELRFEIENKNEKVTVVLLNGQAELFGTELVVKKPYEFVTGAKVAIFTYHGCTIELRGKPDVAYVAKETPMVMYLNANSALEHLRNKAEQEDAQGPIVMVVGPTDVGKTTLCRIFLNYAVRLGRRPIFVDLDVGQGGIAIPGTIGALLVERPAPVAEGFSQQAPLVYHYGHSTPSANSTFYDVLISKLAETTLERLQANKKAKSSGMIINTCGWVKGSGYSHILHTVEAFEVTAIFVLDQERLYNELLRDVKGTVQVVFLPKSGGVVERTKSQRTEARDQRIREYFYGSKMPLFPHSFDVKFSDIKIFKVGSPPLPDSCLPLGMKAEDNYTKLVAVQPGPQLLHHILAVSFAESTDENVIQTNVAGFICVTNVNMDKQVLTVLSPQPRPLPQTILLVSDLQFMDSH; encoded by the exons ATGACGGACGATAAAGCCGTCCCCAGGACGGACTACAAGCTGGAGTCCGATTCGGAGCTGCGGtttgaaatagaaaacaaaaacgaaaaagtcACTGTTGTG CTGCTCAATGGACAAGCGGAACTGTTCGGGACCGAGCTGGTGGTAAAAAAGCCGTACGAGTTCGTTACCGGTGCCAAGGTAGCGATCTTTACCTACCACGGCTGTACGATCGAGCTGCGCGGCAAGCCGGACGTGGCGTACGTTGCCAAAGAAACTCCCATGGTTATGTACCTGAATGCTAACTCTGCTCTGGAGCATCTGCGCAACAAAGCCGAACAGGAGGACGCACAGGGACCAATCGTGATGGTAGTGGGCCCCACCGATGTCGGAAAGACCACGCTGTGCCGCATATTCTTGAACTATGCAGTGCGGCTGGGTAGACGCCCGATATTCGTCGACTTGGATGTGGGTCAGGGAGGAATCGCCATACCCGGCACCATCGGTGCGTTACTCGTCGAGCGACCTGCGCCGGTAGCGGAAGGCTTCTCGCAACAGGCCCCTCTCGTCTACCACTACGGCCATAGTACACCGTCGGCGAACAGTACGTTCTATGATGTGCTGATTTCGAAGCTGGCCGAAACGACGCTGGAACGGTTGCAGGCGAACAAAAAGGCCAAATCGTCCGGAATGATAATCAACACCTGCGGCTGGGTGAAAGGTTCCGGCTACTCGCACATCCTGCACACCGTCGAAGCATTCGAAGTGACCGCTATCTTTGTGCTCGACCAGGAGCGCCTGTACAACGAATTGCTGCGGGATGTCAAGGGCACCGTGCAGGTTGTGTTTCTGCCGAAAAGCGGTGGCGTTGTGGAGCGCACCAAATCGCAGCGCACCGAGGCAAGAGATCAGCGCATTAGAGAATATTTCTACGGCTCCAAAATGCCCCTATTCCCGCATAGCTTCGATGTAAAGTTTTCggatataaaaatatttaaggtTGGCTCACCGCCACTGCCGGATTCGTGCCTGCCGCTGGGCATGAAGGCGGAAGACAACTATACCAAGCTGGTCGCAGTACAGCCCGGTCCGCAGCTGTTGCACCACATCCTGGCGGTCAGCTTTGCCGAGAGCACGGACGAGAATGTGATACAGACAAACGTGGCCGGTTTTATCTGTGTTACCAACGTCAACATGGACAAGCAGGTACTGACGGTGTTATCTCCTCAGCCGCGGCCTCTCCCGCAAACGATACTTCTCGTTTCTGATCTTCAGTTCATGGACAGTCATTAG
- the LOC120902333 gene encoding uncharacterized HIT-like protein Synpcc7942_1390, producing MIATTLRQLVGRSLFTVQQQLVRFQSGVDGPGSGVPKPGVANPDTIFDKIIKKQIPADVIYEDEKCIAFNDVAPQAPVHFLVIPKNKIDKLENSTPNQTELLGHLLHVAGQLGKSKAPKGFRLVINNGDHGCQTVYHIHLHVIGGRQLGWPPG from the exons ATGATTGCCACAACCCTCCGCCAGCTGGTGGGCCGCTCACTTTTCACCGTACAGCAACAGCTGGTAAGATTTCAGAGCGGTGTCGATGGGCCCGGTAGCGGCGTACCGAAACCCGGCGTCGCAAACCCGGACACCATATTCGACAAGATAATCAAGAAGCAGATACCGGCAGATGTAATTTACGAAGACGAGAAATGCATTGCGTTCAACGATGTTGCTCCTCAAGCGCCGGTTCATTTTCTTGTGATTCCAAAGAATAAAATTGACAAGCTGGAAAACAGTACGCCCAATCAAACGGAG CTATTGGGGCATCTGTTGCATGTTGCGGGGCAGTTGGGAAAATCGAAAGCTCCCAAAGGATTCCGGCTGGTGATAAATAATGGTGACCATGGATGTCAAACAGTGTACCATATACACCTGCACGTTATAGGCGGACGCCAGCTCGGATGGCCTCCCGGGTAA
- the LOC120902296 gene encoding ankyrin repeat domain-containing protein 54-like, whose amino-acid sequence MTSETQADRRKAGRTVNSQQKAKQSQSKQIKMSDQSSEALSGPNDTSAIPATAVEAEKDSESDSSISCAKQTADNNDDECPKTFPFTDANDSPSAGDLAHSTRCNLKVRTKCHRLQNRSSPYRTIRPSALLVSRFLEAVSHNNTEKVQEMIQQGMSPNTSESYFNRSALHIACSRGFRDIVRLLLENGANPNIRDKNMNTPLHLASSTESVEVVQMLLDYGTNVLLRDSNGLLALDFSIGKLRLSERLISKMQKLTQSDIHKHREKTADVCERIFAVFKQQVRNLDLPRQGLDQEKLEQMLNDFSEQLGKVRQRQIDLDSIVDQISNLKVKSEIDSDVNSLLSTLQQFTL is encoded by the exons atGACATCCGAAACACAGGCTGACAGGCGCAAAGCGGGACGGACTGTCAATAGTCagcagaaagcaaaacaaagtcaGAGTAAACAG ATCAAAATGAGCGACCAATCCAGCGAGGCGTTAAGTGGTCCCAATGATACCAGCGCCATACCAGCCACAGCAGTGGAAGCTGAGAAGGACAGTGAATCAGACTCATCCATTAGCTGTGCCAAACAGACCGCTGACAACAATGATGATGAGTGTCCAAAAACGTTCCCGTTCACCGATGCCAACGATAGCCCGAGTGCAGGGGATTTGGCTCACTCTACGCGCTGTAATCTGAAGGTGCGTACGAAGTGCCATCGGCTGCAGAATCGCTCATCCCCGTACAGGACGATACGCCCGTCGGCGCTACTCGTCTCCCGCTTTCTGGAGGCCGTTTCGCACAATAACACGGAAAAGGTGCAGGAAATGATACAGCAAGGTATGTCACCGAACACGTCCGAAAGCTACTTCAACCGGTCTGCGTTGCATATTGCGTGCAGCAGAGGATTCCGAGACATCGTTCGCCTCTTGCTGGAGAACGGTGCCAACCCGAACATACGGGATAAAAATATGAACACACCGCTGCACTTGGCCTCCAGCACGGAAAGTGTCGAGGTGGTACAGATGCTACTCGATTACGGGACCAACGTGCTGCTGAGGGATTCGAATGGTTTGCTTGCGCTGGACTTTTCAATCGGCAAGCTCCGGCTCTCGGAGCGGCTCATCTCCAAAATGCAAAAGCTTACGCAAAGCGACATACACAAGCATCGTGAAAAAACGGCCGACGTTTGCGAACGAATTTTTGCTGTATTTAAGCAGCAGGTCCGAAACCTCGATCTGCCAAGGCAGGGCCTGGACCAGGAAAAGCTGGAACAGATGCTGAATGATTTTTCCGAACAACTCGGCAAGGTGCGCCAACGGCAAATCGATCTCGATTCCATCGTCGATCAGATCAGCAATCTGaaggtgaaaagtgaaattgaTAGCGACGTCAATTCGTTGCTCTCCACCCTGCAGCAGTTCACTCTCTAA
- the LOC120902285 gene encoding spliceosome-associated protein CWC27 homolog, translated as MSNIYIQEPPTSGKVLLKTSVGDIDIELWSKECPLACRNFIQLCLEGYYNGTIFHRVVKGFIVQGGDPNGDGTGGESVYGHPFKDEFHSRLRYVRRGLVGMANSGRNDNASQFFFTMGPTPELQNQNTLFGKVAGDTIYNMLKLEEGEVYENERPHFTHRIIRTEVLNNPFDDIVPRRTGDADRAKSKQENENASKKKKEKGVKNFGLLSFGDEAEEEELETQVYVQKNASGRGKSSHDVLDDPQLSKQTASTNAEEDSKTRRRVDSSDDEAVSSPKSDEQEAEQHRTSTKASRNKDGAKSVREKLKRKPDEKAVEKKPHASDASESDSDSDYGLGSERKKAKQQEAEKIRQEITKLKRDYHTDKRSKDKDKESEQKKVSKKSSRKEVMDEVLKVQEEYTQKTKQVPKKGSSRENFTMELLQKFKSKLHSAHERDPESHASASVDEEEDIRGDNWLSHRLEFEKKDPILAKDAATKDDDWYDVYDPRNPLNKRKRGEKIERTQKPRK; from the exons ATGAGCAACATTTACATACAAGAGCCACCGACGTCGGGCAAG GTTCTACTAAAAACATCTGTCGGCGACATCGACATAGAGCTTTGGTCGAAGGAATGTCCGTTGGCTTGCCGGAACTTTATACAACTATGCCTGGAAGGCTACTACAACGGGACGATCTTTCACCGTGTCGTGAAAGGCTTCATCGTGCAGGGAGGGGACCCGAATGGCGACGGCACCGGAGGCGAATCGGTGTACGGCCATCCGTTCAAGGATGAGTTTCACTCCCGCCTGCGCTACGTTCGACGCGGGCTGGTGGGTATGGCGAATTCCGGCAGAAACGATAACGCCTCACAGTTCTTCTTCACCATGGGACCAACGCCGGAACTGCAGAACCAGAACACACTGTTTGGGAAGGTTGCGGGCGACACGATATACAACATGCTGAAGCTGGAAGAAGGCGAAGTGTATGAAAATGAGCGCCCGCACTTTACCCATCGCATCATTCGGACGGAGGTACTAAACAACCCATTCGACGACATCGTACCACGGCGCACGGGCGATGCGGATCGGGCCAAATCGAAACAGGAAAACGAGAACgcaagcaagaagaagaaggagaaagggGTTAAAAACTTTGGACTTCTAtcgttcggcgatgaagcGGAAGAGGAAGAGCTGGAAACTCAGGTGTATGTACAGAAAAATGCATCCGGACGGGGAAAATCATCGCACGACGTGCTGGACGATCCCCAGCTGAGCAAGCAAACGGCAAGCACCAATGCGGAAGAGGATTCGAAAACCCGTCGACGGGTGGATTCGTCTGACGATGAGGCAGTTTCCTCACCCAAAAGTGATGAACAGGAAGCGGAACAGCATCGCACCTCAACGAAGGCTTCGCGGAACAAAGACGGTGCAAAAAGTGTGCGAGAAAAGCTGAAGCGTAAACCGGACGAGAAAGCAGTAGAGAAGAAACCGCACGCTTCGGATGCAAGCGAAagcgattccgattccgattacGGGCTTGgaagcgagagaaagaaagccAAACAGCAGGAAGCGGAAAAAATCCGACAGGAGATAACGAAACTCAAGCGCGACTATCACACGGACAAACGCTCCAAGGACAAGGATAAGGAGAGCGAGCAGAAGAAGGTGTCCAAAAAATCGTCCCGCAAGGAAGTGATGGACGAGGTGCTAAAGGTGCAGGAAGAATACACACAGAAAACCAAACAGGTTCCCAAGAAAGGCAGTTCGCGGGAAAACTTCACCATGGAGCTGTTGCAAAAGTTCAAATCCAAGCTCCATTCCGCCCATGAGCGGGATCCTGAGTCGCACGCCAGTGCTTCCGTCGACGAAGAGGAGGACATTCGGGGAGACAATTGGCTTTCGCACCGGTTGGAGTTTGAAAAGAAGGATCCAATCCTAGCGAAAGATGCCGCCACTAAGGACGACGATTGGTACGACGTGTACGATCCGCGGAATCCGTTGAACAAGCGAAAGCGGGGCGAAAAAATCGAACGCACCCAGAAACCACGCAAATAA
- the LOC120895160 gene encoding THUMP domain-containing protein 1 homolog — protein MSEAKKIKLDSTEKGSQQRKAKHGKAGKRNYYAKVRDNNGTGDGPRDRCIKPGHRGILVTCNGHVRDCVRDSYRILNEYADELYGPVETPRCEDETQPDGGSDEEDISVKLQKEAEAAGKKRNAASFRFQSVESGAMNCLFIQTVLPDPNEIVVKLMRDLSATKKHKSRFILRMLPIQAVCRANLKDIMDVVGRLGDQYFLKEPKTYAIVFNRRLNNDLSRDDVIRELADLITSKNAGNKANLKNPELAVIVETRRHPARILPEKPHRHWRSLWKLKDGEKAKSPKITTPSDEASG, from the coding sequence ATGTCCGAGGCGAAGAAAATAAAGTTAGACTCGACGGAGAAAGGATCGCAACAACGGAAAGCCAAGCATGGAAAAGCAGGCAAGCGCAACTATTACGCGAAGGTGCGAGACAACAATGGCACAGGCGATGGACCGAGGGACCGCTGCATCAAACCCGGCCATCGAGGAATTCTGGTAACGTGCAACGGGCACGTTCGTGACTGTGTACGCGACAGCTATCGCATCCTGAATGAATACGCAGACGAACTGTACGGACCGGTTGAAACCCCGCGCTGCGAAGATGAAACTCAGCCCGATGGTGGCAGCGACGAGGAGGACATCTCGGTCAAGCTGCAAAAGGAGGCGGAAGCGGCCGGTAAAAAGCGTAATGCAGCGTCTTTCCGCTTCCAGAGCGTGGAGAGCGGGGCCATGAACTGCCTCTTcatccagaccgtgctgcccGATCCGAACGAGATTGTCGTGAAGCTAATGCGAGATTTGAGCGCTACCAAAAAGCACAAATCTCGCTTCATTCTGCGAATGTTGCCCATTCAGGCGGTGTGCCGTGCGAACCTGAAGGACATCATGGATGTCGTTGGGCGATTAGGTGACCAGTACTTTCTGAAGGAGCCGAAAACGTATGCCATCGTGTTTAACCGTCGGCTCAACAATGACCTCTCGCGGGACGACGTAATTCGCGAGCTGGCCGATCTCATCACGTCCAAGAATGCGGGAAACAAGGCGAACCTGAAAAACCCCGAACTGGCGGTCATTGTGGAAACAAGGCGGCATCCTGCCCGAATATTACCTGAAAAACCCCACCGTCACTGGCGGTCATTGTGGAAGTTAAAAGATGGGGAGAAAGCAAAGTCGCCCAAAATAACGACTCCATCCGACGAAGCTTCTGGGTAA
- the LOC120896622 gene encoding kinesin-like protein KIF23: MKTMRQKTPLKVLPKSAIKSRGNSGNNLGKDPVQVYCRVRPPPCESDLTCLRVTDPHTVVLTPPEIAINYKIANLKETQYIFKRVFDDAVRQHEVYVSVAQPLVEGLIRGRNGLLFTYGVTGSGKTYTMTGDLQHRGIMPRCLDALFRTIADYQAKKYTFKSDRLNGFDILTEAEVLLERQAELNAKLTKSTRKKDLDQEVASQVSVEPSEISGIEEDNIYAVFINYVEVYNNSVYDLLEETTVQKTLQSKMVREDAQHNMFVHGVTEVEVKSVEEALELFQIGQKRKRMGHTILNAESSRSHSVFTIRLVQAPVDVQGENVVQDRNAITVSQLSLVDLAGSERTNRTGNTGQRLREAGNINNSLMTLRTCLEILRENQQTCGGKKVPYRDSKITHLFKNYFDGEGQVRMIVCVNPRAEDYDETAQVMKFAEMTQDVQIARPTPMKVDMGLTPGRRKANQLFKMAIGDMAERNHHHHVHTPFAGATESNGDRMEFDLGLVYSLEPFVADMKLGSAESDELVRKLSEVLELRIQKRKLLREDFNARQNRLRMNMHKLESDNLSLRTENTSYKGVLAQNKQKIIALENKVVVYESSIDDLNRRNRQLEERVRELQTQLNQKTQLVSQKELEKERQRKKFTSKIAVESEKMSRELEIKLMEQKNKLQDEMRDKEERLRLVSEIIQGTPIAARGRSSSVDKDFHKLESTPNVKSLVSVYATPRGSRPGTAVANGRHRRSRSTGERWLEHRAANPVPLGTILQPYYCNSKSVTKLTDKDVLAQKTTKYCLISQDADTEGELETKLYKGDVIPTSGGGAQVVFNDVECLKQYSPTKTPPSRKRSSNFVTPSAPPLSEIQNTNSKCSTAIEGHSAAAGQHKRSKH; encoded by the exons ATGAAGACAAT GCGGCAGAAAACACCTTTGAAGGTATTGCCGAAGTCGGCTATCAAAAGTCGTGGAAATTCTGGCAACAACTTGGGAAAAGATCCTGTCCAGGTGTACTGCCGCGTTCGACCGCCACCATGCGAGTCCGATCTTACTTGTTTGCGCGTCACCGATCCTCATACGGTCGTTTTGACACCCCCGGAAATAGCCATCAACTATAAGATCGCCAATCTGAAGGAAACGCAGTACATCTTTAAGCGCGTGTTCGACGACGCCGTGCGCCAGCATGAGGTGTACGTGAGTGTGGCGCAGCCGCTCGTGGAGGGACTGATTCGTGGCCGAAATGGGCTGCTGTTCACGTACGGTGTCACTGGCAGCGGCAAAACGTACACTATGACCGGCGATTTACAGCATCGCGGCATCATGCCGCGCTGTTTGGATGCGCTGTTCCGCACCATTGCGGACTATCAGGCCAAAAAGTACACATTCAAGTCGGATCGGCTGAATGGGTTTGATATACTGACCGAGGCAGAGGTATTGCTCGAGCGGCAGGCCGAATTGAACGCCAAGTTGACCAAATCCACGAGAAAGAAGGACCTAGACCAGGAGGTGGCGTCTCAAGTTTCGGTGGAGCCGTCCGAAATCAGTGGAATCGAGGAGGACAACATTTACGCCGTGTTTATAAATTATGTGGAAGTATACAACAACAGTGTGTACGATTTGTTAGAAGAAACCACCGTTCAAAA GACGCTGCAGAGCAAAATGGTTCGCGAAGATGCGCAACACAATATGTTTGTGCACGGTGTGACGGAGGTGGAGGTTAAATCCGTTGAGGAGGCACTAGAGCTGTTCCAGATTGGCCAAAAGCGGAAGCGCATGGGACACACGATTCTTAATGCCGAATCCAGTCGATCCCATTCCGTTTTTACCATCCGCCTGGTACAAGCCCCGGTTGACGTGCAAGGAGAGAACGTGGTGCAGGATCGTAACGCCATTACCGTGAGTCAACTTTCGTTGGTAGATTTGGCCGGCAGCGAGCGCACGAACCGGACGGGCAACACTGGACAGCGGTTGCGTGAGGCtggcaacatcaacaacagctTGATGACTCTGCGAACATGTTTGGAGATCTTGCGCGAAAACCAGCAAACCTGCGGCGGTAAGAAGGTGCCGTACCGTGATTCGAAGATTACCCACCTGTTCAAGAACTATTTCGATGGCGAAGGCCAGGTGCGGATGATTGTGTGCGTGAATCCGCGGGCCGAAGATTACGACGAAACGGCCCAGGTGATGAAGTTCGCGGAAATGACGCAGGACGTACAAATAGCACGACCCACACCGATGAAGGTCGACATGGGCCTTACGCCCGGGCGCCGTAAGGCCAATCAGCTGTTTAAGATGGCCATTGGCGATATGGCCGAAaggaaccaccaccaccacgttcATACACCGTTCGCTGGCGCCACCGAATCCAACGGTGATCGCATGGAGTTCGATCTTGGGCTGGTGTACAGTCTGGAGCCGTTCGTGGCAGACATGAAGCTAGGATCGGCCGAAAGCGACGAGCTCGTGCGGAAGCTCTCCGAAGTGTTAGAGTTAAGAATTCAAAAGCGCAAACTGCTCCGCGAAGACTTTAATGCCCGCCAGAATCGACTGCGCATGAATATGCACAAGCTGGAGAGTGATAATTTGTCGCTGCGTACCGAAAACACTTCATACAAGGGAGTGCTGGCGCAGAACAAGCAGAAAATCATCGCGCTCGAGAACAAGGTCGTAGTTTACGAGAGTTCGATTGACGATTTGAACCGTCGCAACCGGCAACTGGAAGAGCGCGTGCGGGAACTGCAGACGCAGCTCAACCAGAAGACTCAGCTCGTGAGCCAAAAGGAGCTCGAAAAGGAACGCCAGCGCAAGAAGTTCACGTCCAAGATAGCCGTCGAATCGGAGAAGATGAGCCGCGAGCTCGAGATAAAGCTGATGGAGcagaaaaacaaactgcaGGACGAAATGCGGGACAAGGAGGAGCGTCTCCGGCTGGTGTCGGAAATCATTCAGGGCACGCCAATCGCAGCGCGTGGTCGCTCGAGCAGCGTCGATAAAGATTTCCACAAGCTAGAGTCAACGCCGAACGTAAAGTCGCTGGTGTCTGTGTACGCTACGCCGCGCGGATCAAGG ccCGGCACGGCAGTTGCAAACGGTAGACATCGACGATCGCGCTCGACCGGTGAACGATGGCTGGAACATCGTGCTGCTAATCCCGTCCCACTGGGAACCATTCTGCAGCCGTACTATTGCAACTCCAAGTCCGTCACCAAGCTCACCGACAAGGATGTGCTAGCCCAGAAGACTACCAAGTACTGTCTGATATCGCAGGATGCCGACACTGAAGGTGAGCTGGAAACGAAGCTGTACAAGGGGGACGTGATCCCTACCAGCGGTGGAGGTGCGCAGGTCGTGTTCAACGATGTGGAGTGTCTGAAACAGTATTCCCCCACCAAGACGCCACCAAGTCGGAAGCGTTCGAGCAACTTCGTTACCCCTAGCGCTCCACCGCTGAGCGAGATCCAGAACACAAATTCCAAGTGTAGTACGGCGATCGAGGGACATTCTGCTGCAGCGGGGCAACATAAGCGGTCGAAGCATTGA